The nucleotide sequence GGCACAGTGGGGGGGCTAATGAGCAGATGCAAGCTATGAAAGGGCTGGCCAAACCCAGCCCGGAGGCACTCATCTTGGCGGTGGGATCCCACATCTGGGCCAGTAAGCAACAGCAGATGAAGAGCATAGATGGGAATCACAATCACACCTCAGTAAGAGACTACCCTGTCATGTTCTATAGGCGACACCTTAGCCTCCAAAGACTCCTAAGTTGGGGACCGTGAGAGATGTAGACAATGAACAACACAGGACACACCAATCCCCCAGGAGGGACTGTGCTAACAGCCTTTCAGTGAAGACCAAGCAAATAACTGCCCTGGGCCAGCTGCTCTTCCCTAACCCAGCCTGAGGCCACTATTAGCACAGGGACTTTTCTGAAAGACAAACCTAACCCTGTTACTTCCTACAGACAACTCAGTTTAGGGACTTGCCATTTGACCTTAAGGTAAATTCTGAATTCCTTAACAGGGAAGCACACCGCAGACCCATttgccgccccaccccccacgccccaGGCCCAGCTCTTGAACAATCTAGTCTGAACTGCAATCTCAGGCAATTCCTCTCATCCCCTCCACCCTCACTGCTCAACTCCACCAGGGCCTGTGCCAGGCTTACCCTGCTCACTGCTCTACCCCAAGCAGAAAGCGTGGCATACGGAAGACCTCAACCATGTGCTGACTTACAATATTAAGGAATGCAATTCCTAAAGGGGGCGGGGAAAAAAACCTTTCAATCAGAGTTGGAAGCTCAAGTTCAGGCAATATAAAAAGACAGCAATACATGTTCCTCCTTAAATGTTCCCGTTTCACATGAAACGCATAGATAAAACGGAAGCCCATATGTCTCCGCACccatttaattaaaaagcaggaaaaataaaaataagaaaattcccCTCACAGTCTGCCTTTCATTGCCAACCGTCCCCAAACTCCAGGTTCCTGAAAGCGAAGGCCTGGTCCTGCAGTCAGAAAAGCGAGGTTCTGGATTCGCTCTGCCGGCAACTGGGGGCCGCGTGACCTTGGGCAGCCCGAGCTGGGTGCAGGCGGAGCCCCGAAGGCTGGCTGCGAGGGGTCGGCGCGGAGCTCGAACAAAGGTGTGCCTGGGGATGTCGACGGGCGCGGACAAGGATCAGACAAAAGCCAACCCCCCAGCAAATCGGCGGCTGCGGGCTCCTGGCCGCTCCGGGATCCGAGCGcgctctcccctcccacctcgaCGGGTCGAAGGGTGGAAAGTGGCATTCCCCGAGCACTGCGTTTCGGGTCTCGGGCCCCGGCGCGGGACCCTGACTAACCTGCAGGCACCTGTCTGCAGGCACCCAGGGGGCGGGCCTCCGCCGGAGCAGTCACGGGTTCCACCACCGACCGGAAGCTGGGGATTCACCAAGCTCAGGCCCCAGCTGggcgcccccacccccttcaagcCCAGAGGAGGCTCCGCCACGAGGTCCAGGCGGACCCGCGGGCCCACTGCTGTGGGGATCAGCGCGAGCACACAAAGGCGGCGGCGTCAGCGGGGAACAAAAACCTCGCCCAGTCCCCTCCGAGAGGCCCACAGCCCGGCGCCCTGGCCGCCCTGCCCGACTCTCTGGGTGACCTTGGGAGCgtccctccccctcagcctcagtttcccgatTATGCTACTAACCCAGCGCAGCAGGCCGCCGCCCGCCCGAGCAGCCGACACCCAGGGCGAGGCCTCCCCACTTCTGTTGAACCCGCCGAGCCGGGTTCGTGCAACCACGCGGACGGCGGGGCGGGCGAGTGAGGCTCGCGGTCCCGAGGAAGGCCCGGCGTCGGGGCCTGAGTGAGGTCGGACGCGCCAAGGCGGCTCCTGGGCCGCGGTTCCAAGGTTTCCGCAGGCCGCGAGGCCGCCTGAACCCCGTACCTGCCCGGCCCTGGCTTGCCGCTCCCTCCCCGCGAGGCCTGGCTTTACCTGGGCTGCTCTGGGCCGGTAGGCGCCCCCGCCGGCGCGCTCGAGCTAGGAAGCACCTTCGGAAGGGGCTGCGGAAAGCACTCGAGCTAGACGCCACCACCTCAACAGAGACCCACTTCCGCTCCGGAGGCCTTGGCTCCGCCCCCTGGCGTTTCTATTGGCTGCCGCCAGCTCAGCTCCCGCGTTTTACGGGTCGAGGAGGTATATTTTCAATGCTATTGGAGGAGATAACCGTCTATTACCGCTTTGAAACGCGGCTTTCCGGCCCCGCTCAGTCTCGCGACCTCAACCTCCCATCTCCTCGCGCGAGATACGCGGCCGGCGCCCCTCGCTCGCCCGCAAGGCCTCTCGGGAGTTGTGGTCTGCGGGATGTAAcggccggcgggcggcggggagcTGGACTGTCGTGCACGCGGCCCTTACGCGCGCTGATGCCCGACCTAACCCGCCCCTCTCCCGGCCTCTGTTTCCTCCCCTATTGGTGAGGCCTTTGTGAACTATGTTCCCGGGGGAAACTGGGCCTGGGTCAGCAGCCGCTCCAGGGCGCCCTGGGCCGGAGTCTGTCCCGGTGGCgctagactctcccaggctggaGGTTGAGGCCGGAGAGCAGCACAGCGCAGCCCACCTGCCGGAACCCGGAGGAGGCACTCGACCGGGGCTTCGGGAGCGCCAGGAAGAGGCGGCCCTTCTGCTGCTGCAGGCTGGGGCTGCTATGAGTTTGGAGCCAGCTCCTGGATCAGGCATGTCCTGAAGTCCACCCTACCTTTGGATTGCCAGTTCTGGGAGCTAATAATTCCCCTTTTGAATCTCTTGAATCTCCGGAGGGACTCTCTGGACAGGTCATTATCAGTATATGCCCTTGATATAAAATGAAATGGGTTCGAGACAACACATAAGAAATGTCATGCTTATTTCTCTAAATGAAATTTAATCTGCTACCagctctaattaaaaaaaaaatacatattttaattgatttcagaagggaagggggggagagagagagagagacatcaataatgagccctagtcggtttggttcagtggatagaacttcgacctgtggactgaagggtcccgggtttgattcctgtcaagggcacgtaccttggttgcaggcacctccccagccagagccctggtcagggctcatgcaggaggcaaccaatcgatgtgtttctgtctttccttcttttactctctaaaaatcaatggaaaaatatcctcgggtgaggattttaaaaaaaagaaacatcagtgatgagagagaatcattgatcggctgcctcctgcacgcctcctactgggaatccagcccacaacctgggcatgtgccctgacctggaatccaacggtgaccacctggttcacaggtggacactcaaccactgagccacactggcagggctcccAGCCCTAATTTGACAGGGAGGTGGGAAATTCCTCTTTTTACCAGCCTGAGTTGTGGGCAAGTCCGGGGTTCTAATGCAGTTCGGAATACTGGGGGAGAACTCTGTTCTTTTTGCTCTTGTCACTTCGAGTGACCTCCCTTCCTGACGCCAATGTCCTGGGGTCCAGCCTCCCCCTCTGAGATGTCATCTTCTCTGCAGACCCAAgcagggtggggggttggggtcTCTCTCCTGGACATCTGCCCCCCTGGCAGTTTCCAGCCCCGCCCCGTGGGCTTGCCCGCAGTCGCCTTCCTGGGAGTGGCAGCCTAGCCAGCCTGTTCCCAAGGCTTCGCCTcctccagcctggtgctgggaccCAGGACTCAGGAGAACGAACCGTCCCTGTCCCCGGCAGGCAGGTGCCCAGCGGCTCAACCTTGCTCTTTGGGTGATGCTGAGGGGATGGGCAGTGCTCAGCTTTGGGTCCTGGCTCTGGGCCATGTCACCTCACCTCTCAGCACCAGTGTTCACCCACTGAATAGGGATGGggatcgcttctcggcctttgggctaagatcaagtgtagtatgtGAATAGGGATGGGGGACAAGACCGACTCCAGCCCACGCCCCATTGCTGTTGGGTTTGCATGAGAAGAGGCATGAGAGGGGCCAGCTCCCAGTGGCTCAAGGATCCTGGCCCCTCCTTCGACCAAACACACCCGCACACCCAGTCTTCGGGGTCCCCAGGTTAAGCCACTGGACCCTGGACACAGTGCAGGTTGCAGGTTTCTACATGCAGGGGCGTTCTGGCGCTGGAAGCCGGGGCGCAGGGCAcggtgggtgcagggaggggaggcggcCTTGTTTAGCACATCAAATACGGGCGGGTTGATTTGACTCCAAATAAAGAGCGGGAGCTCCTTTGGCATCAGGTGGTCTCCATCCCGCGTCCAGCGTTCCATCCGGCAACGCTCTGGGCAGGTGGAgcctggggcgggcggggcggagggggcggccgAGCGAGAGGAGGCGCACAGGCGGGTCGCACGCTTTATTACCCGGGGTCTCAGGGTACAGGGGCGCGCTCCCCCCCCGCTCAGGCCACGCGGGGTCTCGGGGTACAGGGGCGCGCTCCCCCCGCTCAGGCGGTCTCCAGGCGGCTCGCGGGCCCACAGGCCGAGCTCTCCAGCTGCAGCGCCCGCAGCCTGCGCTCGCGGCTCTGCTCCAGCTTCAGCCAGTGCTGCGCCTCCAGCTGCGCCTGACGCcgcgggagggggagagggtcGGCGCGGGCAGGCGGCACCCCTGACACTCAGTCCCCCCCGGCTccccggccgcccccacccctcgcccccaGCTCGCCGGTGCCGGGCTCACCCGCGGcttggggcgcgcggcccgcgaaGCCGGCACCGTCAGCTGGGCCGCCTGCCTGCGGCGCTCCGCCACCTCCTCCATCCGGCGCTGCAGCTCCTGCACGCGCTCGTCCCGGGCCGGCGgggtctcctcctgccccctggaCCTGCAACAGGGCGGCTTAGCAGGGGCCTTGCCCGCCGGGGATGGAGTGGTGGGCGGGAGAGGTGCTGCCAggcccctggggcagggcctctgGGCCTCCACCTTCGTGCTCTCTGACATGTGCATGAAACATGTGTATTTGGGGTAAAACAGGGAAAGCTCCCTTTTACCCTCCCTGCCCGCGCCCCCTTGCCTAGAAGTAACACCTCGGACATGGTGCCGTCTTTGCAAACCTTCCCGCACCATCCAGGCCATTTCCTCGGGAAGGAGACACCTATATAGGCTGTTGGCTGCCGCCTTCCCTTCCAGGGCCCATCACAGCCCCAGGCCTTGGCAGGTGCGGTTCCCTCAGCCGCcctgctgcctggctgcctgcagcccgACTGACCACTAAAACGCCCCTAAcgtccagccggcgtggctcagtggctgagcgtcgacctatgaaccaggaggtcagggttcgattcccggtcagggcacaggcccggggtggcgggctcgatccccagtgtggggcgtgcaggaggcagccgatccatgattctctctcatcattgatgtttctctctctctccctctctaaaatcagtaaaagtatctttaaaaataaataaataaataatcgcCCCTGATGAACTGATGCCATGGGTTGGCGCCACACAGGCGGGGGTCTGTCAGGGCGGCCGGGAAGGGTGAGGTCTCCCAGGCGCACGCCGCCCTGGGGAGCCGCAGCGGCTGTCCCAGGCGTCCTCTGAATCGTAACCAGGGCAGCAGACACGCAGGCCACAGCACCGGATCTGCGCTGTCCGTCCTTCTGTCCACCCCACCCCGTGGCGCTCAGACACCTCCTCTGGAGCTGTGTGTGCCAGCCGCTGGGCCGGGCTGTGCTGACAGAACTGGGTGCCGCCTCCCTCGGGCAGCCTTGCCTCCCCACGGGGTCAGGCCAGGGCCCGAAGGCCAGCCCATCCCGGGGCTGACACCTGCCGCTGCCTGACCGGATGCCATGGACAGCCACGCGGAGTTGGAAGAGTCACCACAGGgttccccaaacaaacaaaagggggGCCTGCACATGCTCTGGGGAGAGGGACGAGGGGAGCAGGACGCTCCAGTCCCATGTTTGCGTGATGTTTCAAAGGGAAAAAGTTCCGGCAAACAACTCAGGACCCCGGCGGCGTAAACAGGACATCAGACACCGGGGGCTCCTGTGAGCCGTCCTGGCTGTGCCCGGGGGCGCCCTCTGAGCCGTCCTGGCTGTGCCCGGGGGCGCCCTGTGAGCCGTCCTGGCTGTGCCCGGGGGCTCCTGTGAGCCGTCCTGGCTGTGCCCGGGGGCGCCCTCTGAGCCGTCCTGGCTGTGCCCGGGGGCGCCCTCTGAGCCGTCCTGGCTGTGCCCGGGGCTGCGCTCTGCAGGACAATGCTCTGTTGCAGAAGATGCCACCAAAGTGCTCAGGGACCAAGTGTCAGATGCTGCAGCACTTCCGGACGGTTCCGCAGAGGAAGGTGAAGAGccagctggctgctggctggggcacTCGGCACAGGTCAGACCATGACCCAGATGCACAAGGACCGGATCTAGGTCATGGGCTCCCGCCGTCACCGGGTTATTTCCTCACCTTCTCTGTACCTGGAGGCTTGGCTGATAAAACAGCAGGGGTGGAGGcactgcctgggctgggggtgcggggggagggggaagcgcACCCACCTCAAGGCCGCAGACCGCCCCATGGCCGCGCGGCACAGCGAGATCCGCTCCAgcgccgcctgcagctcctggctCCGGGCGCGCTTGCCCTGGATGATCTGGTCTCGCTTCTCCTCCTTCTCGCGCTGCTGGGCCTCCTTGAGCAGCGCCAGCCGCTCCCGCAGCTCCACCACCGACATCTCCCCTTCCAGGCCGTGCCCCGGGatctgggggcgggcggggggggggggggtccaaaGCGCCAGAGCCTTGGCCAGCAGCTCAGCGGCCCAGCGTGTCCTGAGCCtggccctgctctgctcctcctggtgccccgcccgcctcccaggggcctggcccgTCGCCCAGGacccgcctcccctctgcccagtgGAGTCTGGGGAATGTCCGCCCTCCGGAGGCTTCTCCGGCCCGGGCCCTCTGCAGCCCAGACCCCGGGGTGACTGCACATCTCAGCCCAAAGGGAGCTCGCCAGTGCCGCccagccggcccggcccagcccgcccCCCCTCACTCTGCACACAGGCTCCCCGCCTGCCTCTCCctgcactgccctccctcctggggaGTCCTGGGCCTCCCGAAACGTGCAGCGAGGTGAAGCCCACCCTGTCCACACCCGGGAGCCCTGGCCCGCCCTCAGGGGTCACTAAGGTGTCCCGACAGGACTGTGCCCTCTtttccagccccaggcctccagcGCAGCGGTGTGGGGTCTGCAGCTGGGCAGGATGGAGCTCGgcgtgggtggaggtgggcatcGTGGGCACGCCCTCCCACGGCAATGCCAGGCGCAGGGAGCCACGGGAGCCCCCGGGGCTGCGCACCCACCTGGGTCAGGTCCACGAGTTTGCCCTTGCGCGTGGGCTGTGTCTCCACGGCCCGCAGATGGGCGATGAGCTCACAGCGCCGCTGCTGCTCCTCCCGGGCCGCCTCGGCGCCGCGCTGGTGCAGGGCCAGCGTCTCCGCAGTCagctcctgggctgggggccgAGGGGGCTGCTCAGGGTCCCAGGCAGCTGGGCCGGGCCTCCCTCCGGGACGTGGCCCTCACCGACCGGCACCCCGGGCCCCGCCTACCCGCCTGGCGCCGGTCCCGCAGGAGCTTCATCTGCGCGGCCTTGATGTTCTTCTGCTCCTCCACCGCCTGCTCCACTCGCTCCTTCGCAGACCGCTCCTCCTGCAGGCGCCGCTGCGCGCATCGCTGCATCAGCTCCGCCATCTGCGGGGAGGGCCCGtcacagcccctgcccacccgtgTCCCCGGGCCTGTCCCAGCCCCGAAGCAGCGCAAGGTctggagggctgttgggggagacaGGGACACGGCCAGGGACTGaggggggccagggccagggccaggagctgAGAGGGGACAGGGCCAGGGACACGGCCAGGGGCTGAGAGGggacagggccagggccaggggctgaggggggacagggccagggccaggggctgaggggggacagggccagggccaggggctgaggggggacagggccagggccaggggctgagggctgagaggGGACAGGGACACGCCAGGGGctgagaggggaggcaggggaagtgACCAGGGCCAGCTGCAAGCCCATGACCACAGGAGCGCAGCCACGGCCGGCAGAGCCGGTTCCTGGGTGGCGGCCAGGCGgcgccctcacctcctccttcttctgGGCCGCCCGGCGCTGGTTGtgctgcagcagctgctgccggGCCAGCGCGGCCTCCTCGCGGCTGAGCTGCCCCTGCAGCCGCCGGCACGCGTCCGCCGCCCGCTGCTCCGCCCGGTCCTTCGCTTGCATCTTCTGCTGCCACTCGAGGAACTCGGAGAAGTCCCCGGCCCCGTCCATGAGCCTGTCCACCCTGCGCAGGAGCGGCGGCTCAGGTCCTCGCGGACGGGGCCTGCACCGGCCACAGGGCGGCCGCGGGTTCCCGTGGACACCGGCCCTCACCTCGGGCAGCTCCACACCAGCAGCCATGCCACCCGCCACACTGCCCCCTGCTCCACCCTGGCACCTCCCTGCACCCACatcttcccacccccttcctctcctctctcctcacccgTCTGTGGGGCACCAGCCCTCTGTCCACCCGTCTGCCTCTCACCCACgctcccacccacagccccgcTTCTGGGGCAAGAGCAGGGGCTGGTGCTGGCGGTTGGGCGGGGGGCActcccgggaggggcgggggaggcagtgaCCCCGAGGCCGGTCCGGGCTGGGCCGCTGCCTCCTGAGCCTGCTGCACCCAGAGCGTCTCCCTCACTGAGCCGAGATGGTCTTTCTAGGGTGCATCTGTGACCCCACACCAgcctgctgcccccgccccccccgcctgccctcaccctcctgccccacctctgcAGCTCCTTCTCCACCTGCCGCCGGTACAGGGCCCCTTCCCGCAGGATGGCCGTCGTGTTCAGCTTCACCGGGACCTCGTTGGGCtgcgggcggaggggggggcTGAGATGGGGTGCCTGGGGGGCAGCCAGGGCCCCGCCCTCcggcccccacctctgcccccgccCAAGTACTTCCCTctgtgaggaggggagggctgtgctcacgGCTCTGCTCtggccctccagccccaggaggcAGAACAGGCGAGAGGTGGGGgctcagggacccccacccccaccgaccGTCAGGAGCACCCCTCACCGGGTAGAAGGTCAGCTTCGGACTCTGGCGGATCAGGGGAGAGCACCGCAGCCGCAGCTTCCTGGAGCCCTGCGGGTGGCAGGCCGGCACCCAGTCCGCAggaggccccccctccccccgctacacccctcctccctctcccctacacccttccccccccccccgccccacgcatTCTGGGAGGCCTGCCCTGCACACGAGCTCCCCCGAACCCGGGGCAGCACCTCTGTCCTGTGGGGCACTGGGCTGCCCGGGCGGACCAGGCAGGCGCAGGGCCTGTCAGAGGGCTCGGCCTCCGACCGGCTTCACCTCCCAGCGGCTCGGGGCTGCCCCACAGCCTGTGCGGTGGGCACCACAAGCCACGGGGGCAGAGCTGGTAAAGGCCCGGAGGGAACTCAGCAGTCACCCCTGGGGGCATGCTGcgtgcccacccccacctgccccaactgcaggggcccagggtgggaggcagggccgggccaGCGCCCTCCGTGTCCTGCCCATCACGCTCTCCTGACGGAGGAGTAAATGGGAGGGTGGGAGCCTGGCATCACCCAGAGGGGCCCGCCAGAGGCTTCCCACCCATGGAGCTCACCCGCTGGGCCGGGCTCTGGGAGCCGGGAAGCCACACGGGGCCTCAGAACGGCACCATGAGCCCAGGCCTGGGAAAGGGCCCCCGAAGGCACCTGCAGGAGGGGCTCCCTGCGGGCCCAGGGCATCGCACAGCGCATCTCCTCCAGGTTCGCCTtcagcagcagctcctgggggGCCAACGAGCGGCTCAGCCCCACGGCCACCACCCTGTGCACGGCCCAAGGGATGAAGGTGCGGAaccggctccctcctcccctcctcccctcctccctctcctcttcctcctcctcctcttcctccccctcctgctccctctccccctccgccccctccccctcctcctcctcctcttccttcccctcctccccctcctcccctcctcccctcctccctctcctcttcctcctcctcctcttcctccctctcctgctccctctccccttcctccccctccttctctccctcctccttcgcccctccccctccccctccgccccctccccctcctccgcctcctccatcccctcctcttcccctcctctccctcctccccctcctccccctcctccccctcctctccctcctcctcctcttccttcccctcctcctcctatccctcctctccctcctccccttcctccccctcctccccctcctctccctcctcctcctcttccttcccctcctcctcctatccctcctctccctcctccccttcctccccctcctccccctcctctccctcctcctcctcttccttcccctcctcctcctatccctcctcttcctcctccccttcctccccctcctccccctcctccgcctccccctcctccgcctcctctccctcctccccctcctcctccccctcctcctcttctccctcctcctcctcttcctccccctcctccccctcctccgcctccccctcctccgcctcctctccctcctcctccccctccttctccccctcctcctcccctcctcctccttttcctccttttcctccttttcctccccctcttccttcccctcctcctcctatccctcctccccctcctccgcctcctctccctcctcctcctcttcctccccctcctcctccccctcctcctcctcctgcctctccaggAAGACTGGGGTCCCCTGTGGTGGCTCACCTCCGCCTTCCGGCGATTGAAGCTCTTGGTCATTTCCAGCACCCGCGGCTCCCTGGGTGACTGGTAGGTGCCCCTGGGGACctggtggtgggggaggaagagccACGGTCAGAGGCTGCAGTTGAGGGTGTGCGGATGGGGGGGCCCTGGGTggtgggcgggggtgggctgTGGTCCCCACCCAGGAGAGGGGGGCTGGAAGGGAGGACTTGGAGCTACGCTGGGACCGTGGGTGCTGGGGTCATcctggggagggaaggacaggcagcagcaggaaggaaggTGGCCCAGGCCCCGGGACCTGGAGGGACAGGCCGAGGACtcctgatggggggggggggcgaggccaGGAGTGTCCTGGGCTCCCGGAGCTGCCGGCGAAGGGCAGGGGCCCAGCACGGACACAGAGAGAGCAGCGCAGCCCAAGGCCCGCCACGGACCCTCAGCGACCCGAGGGagcactgtgtgtgggggggcagggccgccgGAGACCCTGGACTCCAGCCTCCAACTCCGTGCCCTCTCCCCTGCGCTCTGAGCAGGCGTGAGAACTCATCCTGTCCAAACCtcaaacctccccctcccccagccccctccccagcctgacccTGACGGGGTCCATGCCGGCCCACATGGTCTCGGGGTCCTCCTCGTTGCCCCCAGCACCTCTCTGTCTCCAACCCCATCGCCAAAGCAGTCCGGATGCTTCCGGACTCCAGCCGCcacctctcaccctctcctttgcCGCCGCAGCCAGATGCACGGGGAGCCTGCCTGGGGGGGTCCTGGCTGCCCCAGCGCCTCCTCTGCcgtcccctcttcccctcctgccatccaccatcatccatccatccagccagccagccagccagcaccaCCGAATGCCCCTGTTCTGGTCTGAGTCA is from Eptesicus fuscus isolate TK198812 chromosome 2, DD_ASM_mEF_20220401, whole genome shotgun sequence and encodes:
- the CFAP99 gene encoding cilia- and flagella-associated protein 99, whose translation is MGYHGKCIETVIEQLDRFRPEKDSAEQLLEDAAASLQALSLGKQAFVLEVLSGCLEYRKPLAVVVDAFYAQEGRLCLWADYNRFLVTCYLATFQLQELGFQLFSSIIKSQPADKMRKFLGFFFNPLNLNSWVQDEWSLIYEKELVKTWTAPLLRWQPEVQGLINQLEGAVAIQPPPSKAKATKPKKFNLTVPRPRAIPIPEPVPVVAKPKPVPRGTYQSPREPRVLEMTKSFNRRKAEELLLKANLEEMRCAMPWARREPLLQGSRKLRLRCSPLIRQSPKLTFYPPNEVPVKLNTTAILREGALYRRQVEKELQRVDRLMDGAGDFSEFLEWQQKMQAKDRAEQRAADACRRLQGQLSREEAALARQQLLQHNQRRAAQKKEEMAELMQRCAQRRLQEERSAKERVEQAVEEQKNIKAAQMKLLRDRRQAAQELTAETLALHQRGAEAAREEQQRRCELIAHLRAVETQPTRKGKLVDLTQIPGHGLEGEMSVVELRERLALLKEAQQREKEEKRDQIIQGKRARSQELQAALERISLCRAAMGRSAALRSRGQEETPPARDERVQELQRRMEEVAERRRQAAQLTVPASRAARPKPRAQLEAQHWLKLEQSRERRLRALQLESSACGPASRLETA